The following are encoded together in the Equus quagga isolate Etosha38 chromosome 15, UCLA_HA_Equagga_1.0, whole genome shotgun sequence genome:
- the LOC124226277 gene encoding uncharacterized protein LOC124226277 isoform X3: MPRPHVDHLHTCRVEGSSVWQVQEREVPLPWSRAGCRENKQDSCLLHLQATLEGSTDSQLALTQERLASTHRTKSKASIQPGPRPLPPSVLHRGPGQGQLSSSLNTWRNGSTVWR; encoded by the exons ATGCCCAGACCACACGTAGACCACCTCCACACCTGCAGAGTTGAGGGGAGCTCAG TTTGGCAGGTACAGGAAAGAGAAGTGCCGTTGCCTTGGAGCAGGGCAGGCTGCCGGGAAAACAAGCAGGATTCCTGCCTCCTTCACCTTCAGGCTACCCTGGAAGGCAG CACCGACTCCCAGCTGGCCCTGACTCAGGAGAGATTGG CCTCCACGCATAGGACAAAAAGCAAGGCCAGCATACAACCCGGGCCCAGGCCTCTGCCTCCATCTGTGCTGCACCGAG GCCCGGGGCAAGGTCAGTTGTCTTCTAGTTTGAATACATGGCGGAACGGAAGCACCGTCTGGCGCTGA